Sequence from the Hyalangium minutum genome:
AGCGAACAGGAGAGCTTCGGTCTGGCCGCGCTCGAAGCGCTGAGCTGCGGCGTGCCCGTGGTCGCTACTACCATCGGTGGCATCCCGGAGCTGGTGGACCTGGGAGAGACCGGCCTGCTGTCACCGGTGGGCGACGTGGAGGGCATGGCCCGTCACGTGCTCTCGCTGGTGAGCGACCGAGAGCGCTGGACCGCCTTCTCGCGGCGGGCTCGGGAGCGCGTCCTCGAGCGCTTCCGGCAGGACCCGGCCATCGACCGCTACGAAGCGCTCTACCGGCGCCTCGTAGCGAGTGGCTCGGGCCGCTGACTACTTCTTGTTCTTCCAGTCCGCGAGCGCCTGGGCGACCGCGTCCTTGAAGAAGAAGTTGGGGTCCTTCTCGCCGAGCTCCCACGACGCCTGGGCGAACTTCCGGGCCTCCGTGTAGTTGCCCTTCTGCGCGAGGACCTCCGCCTTGGTCCACTGGTTGTACCAGGTCGGCTGGATGGCGATGGACAGGTCCGCGTACTTCAGCGCCGCGTCGAGGTTCTTCGTGGTCTCCAGCTCATAACGAGCCGCGGCATTGGGGGCGCGCCATGCGCCATCAACGGCCGCCTTGATGTTGGCCTGGGCCTGGGCGGCAGTGTCCACCTGGATGGGCACGGAGACGCGCAGCTTCTCCCACTCCAGGTCGAGCGTGGTGCCGTTGTCCGTGGTGTTGGAGAAGAGGAACGTCAGCCGCTCGCGGAGGGGAATGGCGGCGGTGGTCGCGGGGACGCGGACGACATCGTCCTTGGCGTCATAGGTCTTCCCCTGCCACAGGCCCAGCTCCTTGCTCAGCACCACGGTCCAGCCCTTCTGCGCGGGCAGGGTGACAATGGCATAGGTGCCCGCGGGCACGGGCTTGCCGCCGAAGGTCACGTCGCGGCTGAAGGTGATCTTCGTCGAGGCATTGGCGCCCGTGCGCCACGGCTTCTCCCAGGGAACCAGGTCGCCCCAGATCTTGCGGCCCTTGACAGCGGGGCTGGAGTACTCGATCGAGATGTCGGTCAGGCCCACCTCTTGCGAGACCTTGGCGCCCGGGCTGGGAGCCGGCAGCTTGAGCTGAGCGGCTGCGGGGCCCGCGGCCAGAACCACCAGAGCAGCACACACGTATCCGAAGACAGAGTTCTTCATGATCCTCACGGTCCTTACTCCAGGAAGGTGAAAGAGAGGCCGGTCTCTATAGACTGGGCCCTGACCTCCGCCAACGCTTTCCAGCG
This genomic interval carries:
- a CDS encoding DUF2911 domain-containing protein, encoding MKNSVFGYVCAALVVLAAGPAAAQLKLPAPSPGAKVSQEVGLTDISIEYSSPAVKGRKIWGDLVPWEKPWRTGANASTKITFSRDVTFGGKPVPAGTYAIVTLPAQKGWTVVLSKELGLWQGKTYDAKDDVVRVPATTAAIPLRERLTFLFSNTTDNGTTLDLEWEKLRVSVPIQVDTAAQAQANIKAAVDGAWRAPNAAARYELETTKNLDAALKYADLSIAIQPTWYNQWTKAEVLAQKGNYTEARKFAQASWELGEKDPNFFFKDAVAQALADWKNKK